The sequence GTAACGCTGTGACATGGGCTGAATCTTAAAGTGTGAATTTGGTgacacattcagtgtaatttctcCATTTTTGCCAGAATCCTTATCCTTAACTGTGATAAATCCCAACACAGTTCCTATGGGGGAATTCTCAGGAACTTCATTAGCTTTGGAGGTGAAAATAATTTCTGGTATGTTGTCATTAATATCCTTTACCTCAACTTGGATTACACAATGACCCTCTAATTTAGGTGACCCCTTATCTGTAGCTTTGATATATAATTCATAAAAACCTGACTCTTCAAAATCCAAAGTATCTATAGTCACTATTTCATTGGTCTTtgaatttattttaaatattctttttGCAGAATGCAAAGTATGGTGGTCAAAGGAATATAAGATTTCACCATTTGAACCATCATCCAAATCTGTAGCATTTAAATGTATAATAATGGAGTTCAATGGAATATTTTCTAAAACACTGATCTTATAATGGGACAGATCAAACACTGGGGCATTATCATTAATATCTAAAACATTCACTGTTATCTGTGTAGTTCCTGATCTAGGAGGGTCTCCCCCATCCAAAGCTGTAAGAATTAGCTTATGTTCAGCTTTCTCCTCCCTATCCAGGCTCTTTTCTAACACTAGCTCAGCAATCAAGGTTCCATCCATACGATGTTTCGTAAGCAGGGAAAAATATAGATTTGGGTTTAATTTGTATTCATTAATACCATTTTTACCCACATCTAAATCCTTTGCTGTTTCTAATTGAAATCTTACTCCTGGACTAGATAATAGTTCTGTAACATTTATTAATTGATTTAAACTTATAAATAAGGGTAAATTATCATTTATATCCAATATTTCTATTTCCAGActatgaagctccagaggattctCAGCCACAACCTCTAAATGCAGAAAACAGCTCAGGCTGGATCCACACAGGCTCTCCCTATCAATCCTCTCACTTACAACCAGAGCTCCATTCTTCTGCTCTATAGAGAATAATCTGCTGCTTCCATCGGATCCCAAACTCAGCCTCCTTCTACTAATATCAGCCAGATTCACCCCCAGATCCTGAGCCACATTCCCCACAACAGTCCCTGGATAAGACTCCTCAGCAATAGAATAACGCAGCTGCCCAGAGACCCAGCCCCAGCTACAAAGGAAGAGGGAGAAAGCTACTTGCCATTTCCAAGCCTTTACAAGGCTCTGATTGTCCATATCTTAAATCCTTCTTCTAAAATGTGTAGAAAATAATCATCATCCCATCAATCCAAGAGTGTGAGGAGCAAAAATATAAATCCAATGGAAGGGTAACTCCTGTTTTTTCTGCATTGAAATCATCCACAGGGCTCTCATCGGAGCTACAGCTCTTCTTTGTGTGAGAAGAAAGATGGGAGGGTGAATCACTGAGCCAGGGGGAGGAGAGCGCAGAGCTCATAGAAGTAGGTCTCCTATCTCCTAACATTTCTAAATATGATTCTGAGATGACTTGTCTGCCCTCTTCTGGCAATTTATGGTAACTACAGCTGTTTTGAAAGTATATTAATGAAGCTATTATCGCAACTATAGCAAAAGTAGTATGGTATTGTGTTAACCAGAAGAGACTAGGGTAACTTGCAGAGTTAATATTAGCCAATAATGTTATCAGtgctaaaaataaatttgtcCTTTTAACACAAAAAGTATTTAACATTATATGTGGCCTTTAGTAATGATTAGATATTCATAAACAAAatcatacaatttttttaaaagatgCCAAgattttggtgcttgatcaatgtATAAGAACAtctagtttaaaaaatatatataaatagcaaCAAAGCTTAGTTTCCTATGAAAAAATTAATTTGATTGCCATAAAAGAAGTACATATCCAAAGCTACTTTAGAAAGAAATAGTTACATTACTTTATTCTGTTTATTCTTTATTACTGGAATTTTACTGGAAAGTGATTGTTATTAAGAGCTCCCACCCAATTTAACAAATATTTGTTGGGCTAAAGGAATCTTTTAAATATTCCCTTATGTTCTATTTTTAACATGTTGACCATATCTTACTTAAAAATTAATAAGcaataaaatgttttaaatagTATTGGCAAGACATTGAATATCTATCTATAttacatataattaaaaaaatttcagtCTGTTGCAAAATAATACACTATGTAAAAGTGGCCATATCAGTAGTACTATATGACTTCATATTTCTTTTATCCCTTCGGTCTGCTCTTATCCCAAACTAAAAAGGCATATTATTTCACATTGATTTCTTCAAATACCACAAGCTCTGATAAGGCATCATGAAAGGCACAATTCATTGCACTACATTTTATATCAAGACCTCTGAGTATATATCACCATACATAGTATGGTTCTTTATCAACAATAAAAGGCAATCTTAAccccttctgaaccctgccatatttcagctTAAGGACGGggtcatttttttcaaatctgacatgtgtcactttatgtggtaataactttaaaacgcttttacttatccaggccattctgagactgttttctcatcacatattgtactttatgacggtaaaattgagtaaaaaaaattaataaatcatttttatttataaaaaaatataaaatttacccaaaatttagaaaaatttgcaaatttccaaatttcaatttctctacttttataatagatagtaatatctccaaaaatagttattactttacattccccatatgtctacttcatgtttggatcattcagtgaatgccattttattttttggggacgttagaaggcttggaagtttagaagcaaatattctaagaaaatttccaaaacgcactttttaaccgcctcacgtccgcccataggatataaacgtcctatgggtggacgtctatttctgacagcacgttttaaaacgtcctgtcagaaatagcagctgcacgctaatcgtgcagctgctgatcgggttgcccgctgtcagtgacagcagggcaaccctaagacaaggcagggacagtgcccaggtgtccctgccttcacgatcgctgcagacacagcgctcaccgagcgctgtgtctgcagagcaggaagcgctgtgcgcttcctgttccggcccggcggtcatgtgaccgccgtgaccggagtgtgcaggagctgtgtgaggtctctcagagacctcgatcagccctgctgtgaggctgtacagcgctggattgctgctgtacagcctctataggggtgcatttgtcctgtaactggggctactatgtcagccccagttacaggagaaatcaactgtgaaaaaaaaaaaaaaaagtgaagtaaatgtccccaagaggtcttgtatgaccttatgagggacgaaaagtgtaaaataaaataaaaataaaataaagggttgaaaaaataaaataaaaaaaagtttcacatgtaaaaaaaaaaaaaatcccaagtaaggaataaaaaaaaaaattaaaaatagaaaaaataaaataaaatagacatattaagtattgccgcgtccgtaaaaaccagctctataaaaatatcacatgacctaacccctcgggtgaacaccgtaaaaaataaattaaaaaaactgtgtcaaaacaagcaatttttgtcaccttgcatcacaaaaggtgcaacaccaagtgatcaaaaacgtgtatgtcctacaaaatggtaccaataaaaccgtcacctcatcccgcaaaaaatgagcccctacataagaaaatctctcaaaaaataaaaaaactatagctcttagaacatggagacactaaaacatcatttt is a genomic window of Bufo bufo chromosome 1, aBufBuf1.1, whole genome shotgun sequence containing:
- the LOC121008678 gene encoding LOW QUALITY PROTEIN: protocadherin gamma-C5-like (The sequence of the model RefSeq protein was modified relative to this genomic sequence to represent the inferred CDS: deleted 2 bases in 1 codon), with translation MDNQSLVKAWKWQVAFSLFLCSWGWVSGQLRYSIAEESYPGTVVGNVAQDLGVNLADISRRRLSLGSDGSSRLFSIEQKNGALVVSERIDRESLCGSSLSCFLHLEVVAENPLELHSLEIEILDINDNLPLFISLNQLINVTELLSSPGVRFQLETAKDLDVGKNGINEYKLNPNLYFSLLTKHRMDGTLIAELVLEKSLDREEKAEHKLILTALDGGDPPRSGTTQITVNVLDINDNAPVFDLSHYKISVLENIPLNSIIIHLNATDLDDGSNGEILYSFDHHTLHSAKRIFKINSKTNEIVTIDTLDFEESGFYELYIKATDKGSPKLEGHCVIQVEVKDINDNIPEIIFTSKANEVPENSPIGTVLGFITVKDKDSGKNGEITLNVSPNSHFKIQPMSQRYALVTSGHLDREKLSQYTIKLTASDLGSPSLSSQITISLNISDVNDNPPAFLHNVYNAFIAENNEAGRLLCSVSATDPDEGSNANLIYSINERHIHGSPVSSFVYINSNTGNIYAQRSFNYEQFQVLQITARVEDSGSPKLSSNVSVFIFVLDTNDNSPTILYPENIGETVLEESIPRSAAAGYLVSKVSAVDVDSGHNAWLLYSLVQSASPALFQISEYSGEVRTLRGLHETDNTEHRLVISVSDHGEPSMTTTTTIIVNILDTVSQESPKSQNFLTNAKSTPDLTLYLIVSLVAISAVFLVTFTILLVRCLRKNYDSGCEFCFTDKSLSSTYMDQYKPTLYLNTWNIKIYGGADGSTRSSRVLLSCLFSTYYRYSKFNFE